A stretch of DNA from Oryza brachyantha chromosome 9, ObraRS2, whole genome shotgun sequence:
gccgccgtcgcgcagAGGTACCGGACCACGGCCACCGACCTCATGAGCGTCAACGACATGGCCaccgccgacctcgccgccggggacATCATCGTCGTCCCGCTGCCCGGTGAGTCCTCTCGCTAGCTTCACACCTTCTTCGTCAGTTTCTCGCCTTCTTGGATCTGGTTTTTGGTTTTGTTGCTTTGTGCCGTCGAGATGTACGGTTGGGTAGATTCCATGGTTAACCGACAAATTTGGTTGGTAATAAAAAGATTTACTGCCAAGCAGTAGGGGCACTATACCGACAGTAATGTGATTAGTCTAGCGTGTCTCCTGGGTAATTCAGTGCACTGCCCACTGCTGTGTCTGCACTAGCCACAAGATTTACTACTGTGAGCACAAGATTTACCAACCTGATTCCTGCAAGTTCAAATGAATAGGTGAAACATGCAAGCATGGCAGCAGTCACTCATTTGTCTGCATTGTTTACTTGTTTACCAGTGCCAGTTCAGATGCTCTGATTGTGTATCTTCACGTACCGGCACTGTCAGCTTTAAAAAGGGTCCATGGATGAAAACCTTACCTTTCCACTGCCCCCTTTTCGTTTCCTGTCAATTAGGCtgacagcaaaagaaaaggaacaagAAAAAGGTGAAGCATGCGGCAGATTGCACGACGcaaattttggtaattaaGAATGTGCAAAAAGAGCCTTGCACTGCTGGGAGAAAGAAAATCTGACTCGTTTCTCTGTTCTAAATAGCTGAAAGGTCGTAGTGCGCTCCATGTGTGAAGCATTGAAATTCCACAACTTTCATACGTGCACATAGGTAGCACCCCGAAAAGTTGTGCAATTTTACTGTTTCCCATATGGAGGTCGGTAAAAGCTCTGCTCCAAGTTTCTGTATCGAATTTTAGTTTCGATAATTTTTGAAGAAAAGGGACCAAAGGTTCCAATCATCATCATGACCAGATGTTCTGTCAGATCACACAGAAAAGGACAGAATGGTGATCAATTAGTGGACGCTACCCATTAGCTATAGCTAGTTAGTCCTGCATGCTTTTCTAAGATATTCTACCTCCGGcttatattaagtttatttttcagtttatagataaaatgttttgactctttattttatttaaaatttttgacgattaatatttttattgttactatatgtaaaaacatatatattactttatgCATAACtagtttttaaagtttttctacaaatttttcaaataagacaaatggtcaaatttttggacGCACGaatcaaaaataaagttattatgggacggagttAGTAGTGATCCctaataaatgaggaatgaGAATAGGTGGAAAGGTATATgagaataaaataagaaagaattttaaatgagaAGTGAGAGAAGATAAGTAGTAATATGAATAATGTAAGAAATGCTTATGTTGTGGGAcaagattcaaatttaaaatgtttatattttggaacgaaggTAGTATGTTTTTAGATGTTAGTTAGTCATAATAAATGATTggtctatttcaaaataaacacCAACGAAATATGTCTACATTATTTCTCTTGAGAAGTCCAATAAGTtcttgaaacttttttttccaatgttCTTTTTGATCAACTACTCTTAAATTGTCTTAATTTTCTATACAAGGCTCCTAACAAGTTCTCTAGGGTTTAACTCTAACCTCAGTATCTCACACTCTATTTATAGTCTAAATGGCTAGAAAActcttcttaaaaaataccctAAATACTCATAGGGTAAAACCCTATCCTAGGAAAAGTTTTATCCTTTGGATTGGATCAAACTGCATGAGATTTAGCCAAATCAGCAAGCCACATATGGCCATAGAGATCAACTTCAGCTACACAAGATCCATTCTAGGGGCCATGTGTCATGCCCCAATTAGCTCAGGTGGTGTGGCGACCGTTGGTAGTGGATCCTCTATGGCTGAAGTTGATCTCTATGGTTGTCTGTGTGGCTTACTGATTTGGCTAAATCTTGTGTACTCAAATCATATCCAAAAGTTGAAACTTCTTGAATTAGGGTTTCTCTCCAAGGGTGTTTAGGAGATTTTCCTGCCATTTGGGCCATAAATAGAGGGGTGAGACACTAGAGTTTGTGTCAAAcccttaggccgcgttcgttgccccctctaagttaacttatcccctcgtTTTCTGCGCGCACGCttttgaactgctaaacggtatatttttgcaaaaaaaattctatagaaaagttattttaaaaaatcatattaatttattttatatttttaataattaataattaattaatcatgtactaatctattactacgttttcggTGCCGGggtaagataacttacccCTTCTCAAACGAACATGGCCTTAGATAACTTGTTAGGAAccttatcaaaaaattaagaaagttTGAGAGATAGTTGGATAGTGATTTGACATGATGTTGGAAGGAGAGTGCTAAGAACTACTTTTGATTTCAATTAATGAATAGTGCTTATTTTGAATTCATCCATATCAATTTAAATTCAGCATTTTACTTTCTgcacttcattttttttgtattgaCCCCTTCTTCTAAATGCTCGTGGTGTAAGTTTCTCCTCTACCTTCactttttttgggtttttgatTGCCTTGTGATGAAAAGGGATTCAACCTCTATATTGCCTTGGAGCAAAAAACCGAGGCTCTTGCAGGTTGTTATAGGCATTGATGAGAAGCaacaaggcaaaaaaaaaaaaacccttatcCTAGAGATAACCATGATTCACTAATATAAAATCTAGCTTCAAAATAAGTAAGATTTTGATACTCGAATCAAGGGAATTTTTGCAGGTATTTTGTGGGTCTAAAGTGAATCAAGCTATATTCACCCCATTAATAGTGTGTATTGGTCATTCAATTGGTACTAAAGCCTAGTTAAATTTGTTCTAATCTACTCGTGGCAATAATACACACTATAGAGAGATACTATGCAAAACCGCATGTTTATTGGAAAGCTCCCTTAGGGCATAAGTTGTGGAAAAAGGGTGACAACACCTTACACGGTTACACTTTACCAGATGATGTGGCCATCACCAATGCAAATCTTGAGGAAGTTAATGCTAACTTCAGTGTAAGATAATTACTGATTGCTGGTTTGGGACCAAGTGAATTTAATTGTGTGCAACAACTTATGTCCCTCATGAAAATTGGACAATCTTGTGCAACTTCTATGAAGATACTATGAGAGAGTAGCAGAAGTTTTAGATGCACACTAGAACTCCATTGATGATTATTTCAAGCGTTTTGACAAGATTGTTTATGATTTGAGATCAATTGGTAAAACACACATAGACAGTGAGAAAGCCCACAATCTGTTGAATTGCCCTGATCGTAGAGTTTGGTAAATCAAAACTACATTTATCATAGAGAGTGTGCCTTTGAGTAACTTTATTGTAGATAAGTTTTACTTAAAGTTGAAATCCCATGAGATGAACATTCTTCAACATAAAGGTCTCAAGAAATCTTGGATTTGGTAGCTTATCCTTCTTCTAGCACTTTTGCTTCCCACTCAGCTCTAGTGTGTGATGGTTTTTCACTAGTCGCTCTACACATGATTATTATGGAGCAACTAAAAAAGATACCTAAACATGATATAGATCTATTCACTCAAAAGTTTTCTTAGGCTTACAAAAATGTGAGATACAAGAAGAATGGTAGGTCTAGCCACTCTATCATTTGGTTTAAGCGTGGAGAGCCGAATGAGATGCGAGCGCACTGTCTCAAGCTTgacaagaaagagaaaaatacattaaGGAGAGTCAAGGGATAAGGAAGAACAAATAAGGATGTTATGAAATAGACGATCCAAAAGGTGTTTGCTGCTTTGGAGGTGGTGAACCTGAGCGATGTTGACTCTGAGAGCGAGGACGATCATGCGGCCGTAAAAAATAAGGATAAGGAGATCTTTCCTCGACATGTGTTGTCTCACCCACAATGATTTCACCAACATGTGCTAGATATACTTGAGGATAAGGATGGCTCTATGCAGCATCCTAAAGTGCGCCCGGATGATTCTCTCACATTAGATGAATCTATTTTGAGTGATGATTCTTGCTTTGATGTTGATTCGTTTGGTGATGATGTGAGTAGAGATAGATTGACTCATCTCATAATCATTATTAGTAAGAAGTATATGTTTTCCATGTTTAAAATtgagaaattaattttttttacggatagaaattaaaatttaaaaacgaGGGACTAGAGGTAGTAAGGCTCACAGATAGCATCATAGAGGTAGCCCAAAACCTATATAGTCTTCAGTTTTCAGCTTCTTTTATCTAAGagtaagtataatagcaggctataagctggctaaatgcttatgtgaaggagagaggggatgagagagagtgtaagcaggctgtaagcttgtagccagctcagacacaagaaccaagaaactctgtgagagtgacatgcAGGTCctgtattaataataaaaagctaactagtatatggatGGATGGGCTAAGAGCTGGCTATAGatagtcttatagccagcttgttggctatattattagccttgctctaacaTGGATGATGATTTTATTTCTGTAACATGCAGCGTGCAGATCATCATTCCCAGCGTTCACGGCAGACTACGGCCTGGCCGTGGCGAACGGGACCTACGCTGTTACTGCCAACCGGTGTGTCCAGTGCAGCTGTGGTCCGGGCAACCTGGAGTAGGCACCTGTTTCTTTCACCTTGAATCTGCTCCAGATCTTACACAAAACGATCGGTCTGAAGAATTCCGCCCCTGTTTCTGACGCTGCTCCGTGTTTGTTGCAGCTTGTTCTGcgtgccggcgccgctcgCGGACTCGACGTGCTCCAGCATGCAGTGCGCCAACAGCAGCATGATGCTCGGCAACTTCACCCTCCTGATGACCAGCTCCGGCTGCAGCGTCACGTCCTGCAGCTACGGCGGATTCGTGAACGGCACAATTCTCACCACGTAATTGTTCATTTCCTGCACCCAAATCCATCTGGCTCTTACACTTCAGAAACAAGAAACAGTTTTTTGCCTCACATTGGTACTCTCTCGTGTGCATCTCAGGTTAACCACGGCGCTTAAGCCTCAATGCCCAGGTATATATACAACTATTCTGAATTCTCAGCTCATCATTTGTGCCATAAAAATCGAAACTTTAAGCCGTTCTTGCGTGCAGCCCCACATCAGTATCCTCCGCTGattccgccgccgacgtcgtccTTCTTCGAGACGTACCTCGGCCCGTCACCGACGCCAATGGCATCCGAAGGAGGCGTCGATCCGATGATGGTTGGCATGGCTCCAACAAGCACCCCGTCGGCGAGCTCCGGCCCTCCTCCGGCGGCCCGGTACGTCGTCGGCGACGCTCTTGGAGCGCTAGCTCTCTGCCTCGTCGCCAACCTGCTGTGGTAACAGAGCAAACTCTCGGTTGATACGTACTCCATTTTTTGTACATAAGGTGCTCTCGGTTGTGTCGCGCCGAAATTGTTTTTGCGTTCATTCGATTTGTCTGTCATCCACTCCTGTAAAGTCGCAAACACAAGCGCAGATTTCTCCTGTGCAGTTGTATTGTTCCTGATCTTGTTATGAGTTGCGAGTAATATGGTTTCTTTGGCCGTGTTGTTTTGAGAGAGGCAAGTAAACTTACCCTGGCAtagaaaatgtagtaataaattagtaaattattaattaattattaattattaaaaaatataaaatggattaatatgatttttaaaataaattttttatagaaattttttataaaaaatatactgtttagcagtttcgGAAAACGTGTGCACTGAAAACgagaggtaagttaacttagcagGGGCAAACGAGCACGGCCTTTGTGAGGGCTGAAGAAGGCTGAAATGTGAACAGTTTGAAAGTACCATCTGACAGCCCAATTAGCATGGAGGCCTTTCAGCGCATAGCAGGCCAAGGGTAGCCTGCACATTTGGAATCCGAACATGACTATAGCTTGGCCTGCACAGCTGCACTATGGAGTCGGAACAATGAACACTCTCCTGCATCAGCAGCAGACGTGACGGATTCAGCGTGGGGGCTCCAATCCCCTACACGCTAATTCCCCGTGAAatatggaagaagaagaagggactgaaagaagaagaaggcgatGAGCCCCTTCCATCCAAATCTTGCATCCACCCCTTTCAGCAGCAGCACTAGAGCTAGAGTGTTGGAGCCCTTCCTGTTGCTGCTTGTGCCATGGGCTCCTCTCCGGGGTGTACACCAAGTTGGCGATGGCCAGCTGCCTTGCCCATCACTCTTGGGTCGCAGCAACCGAGAGGGGAGAAGAAAGCGGAAATCTGCGCAGAGATCGGTAACGGAAGCTCGTTTTAACTCCGATGGAGATGGAACTGATCCCGGAGGCCCCCGTTTCGTTGGCTGCTGCACATGGCCTGGGCTCCCATACAAACCCTTCCGTTGGTTGAACagcattttttctatccttgagaaagtatcactgttttctaggTAAAGTTTAGTATTTCTTGttatcttagatactagaaggtatcaaattttatatagaaaacagtggtaccttatGATACATCCtcaagaatataaaaaatgcttTAGAAAAAATACTCTTGGTTGAATCAGCGTCCATTTCGAACTTTGTCGAGCTGCTGCCGTTGGTACTTCTGCCACCTGAACTTGCGTTTGTACGCAATAGTTTGTTGGTCCTCGACTAGAACGTGACATTCTTTTGAGCTTATGATTCTTGATACAGCAATACAGTACTTGAGAATGAaccaaatttttaatgtaaaattttggtacttctCAGTAACTAGGTACTataaggtattaaattttacactaaaatttttgtatcttTCGGTACCTATTCtaggactataaaattactcttgtagatatataaaacataaacttttAGATGAATGTTACTATGCCTTTGGGTTATAGCAATGGGCGCTTTGGCAAACGCAAATGGAGGCTAATTTTCTACTCTTTTTCGTGCGCATGCATCTCGAAATGTTAAATGGTGTGTGCTTACAGAGTAAATTTAcatgaaattagttttaaaaaatcatattaatttattttttaagtttacaatagataatatttaattaatcatatgttattgattttctttgttttacgTAGGCTAATTAGCCAAGCTGCATGTAGCAGTTGGGAACGCGCCCAAGGTGCAGTTTTCTTTCCGGTTGGGTTCTGACTTGTGAACCGAGATTTCAGATCTTGCATCCATTCTTTTGGTTCATATTTCAGGGTTGTATGACTTGTAGGTTCGCAGCTTGCTACtggatataaatatgagaaGAACTTCGATAGGCGAAATAAACACACGGTTGCAACACAGATCTCCAAGTCTCCTACACTAGGTTGCGTTGATTGGAAGGGACGGAGAGTCTGAATAATACTGATTACCGAAATGCATCATCGTAAAGCTCCCCTCGTTTCGATGCTCACATTCTCTGCTCCATGGCCAAACCACACCATAGTCTACTGCTCTACGTTAGCTGCTCGGCATGCCCGTATTAATTTCATCGGTTCGGTCAGGCACAAGCAAAGTTTCATGTCTCCAGGGTCAGTGTCGAGTCCTTGTCCTACACCTGTGCATGGACACGGTATAAAACGCAAATCCAACAAGCCTTGTAGGTCACTACATCCCGTTCAAGGTAGGGGGAGTAGGGTAGTAGCATTGCTGCTGTGATACGCTCTGTGCTGCTGCTTCGAAATGGcaggcatggcggcggcgttctTGCTCGTCTTGCTGCTGCCAACAGTGGTGGTTCTTTCCATGgatgccgcggcggcgcattCCGGTGGCGGATTCGGATTCGAGGCGACGCTTACCCACGTCGACGCGCGCGGGGGGTACACGAAGGCGGAGCTGCTGTCCCGGGCCGTTGCGCGGAGCAGAGCCCGCGTGACGGCGCTGCagtcgctggcggcggcgaaggcggcggacGCGATCACCGCGGCGCGCATCCTGCTGCGGTTCAGCGAGGGGGAGTACCTGATGGACGTGGGCATTGGCACGCCGCCGCGGTACTTCACGGCCATGGTCGACACCGGCAGCGACCTCATCTGGACGCAGTGCGCGCCGTGCCTGCTCTGCGTGGAGCAGCCGACGCCCTACTTCGAGCCGGCGAAGTCGCCGTCGTACGTGACGCTGGCGTGCTCCTCCCCGATGTGCCAGGCGCTCTACTCCCCGATGTGCTTCCAGAACGTGTGCGTCTACCAGGCCTTCTACGGCGACAGCGCGTCCACCGCCGGCGTCCTCGCGAACGAGAAGTTCACGTTCGGCACCAACACGACGCGGGTCACCGTGCCGAGGGTCACGTTCGGCTGCGGGAACATGAACGCCGGCACGCTCTTCAACAGCTCCGGCATGGTCGGCTTTGGCCGGGGACCGCTGTCGCTGgtgagccagctcggctcgcaCAGGTTCTCCTACTGCCTCACCTCCTTcatgtcgccggcgacgagccggCTCTACTTCGGCGCGTATGCCACGCTCAACAGCACCAACACGAGCAGCAGCGGACCGGTGCAGTCC
This window harbors:
- the LOC102707058 gene encoding lysM domain-containing GPI-anchored protein LYP4, whose protein sequence is MPPHRPLLSLLLLLAAAVAPTWSKSTLESCSSSTACPAQLSYTLYADLKLAELAALFSADPLAILAANSIDFAVPDPADRILPAGLTLRVPVPCACSDGIRRVTSVRYVSRPGDTLASVASSVYGGLTTPDWISDSNGILDAKPEAVVDAGTTLFVPLHCACFGGVDNGLPAVYLTYVAGKGDTVAAVAQRYRTTATDLMSVNDMATADLAAGDIIVVPLPACRSSFPAFTADYGLAVANGTYAVTANRCVQCSCGPGNLDLFCVPAPLADSTCSSMQCANSSMMLGNFTLLMTSSGCSVTSCSYGGFVNGTILTTLTTALKPQCPAPHQYPPLIPPPTSSFFETYLGPSPTPMASEGGVDPMMVGMAPTSTPSASSGPPPAARYVVGDALGALALCLVANLLW
- the LOC102707336 gene encoding aspartic proteinase nepenthesin-1-like; this encodes MAGMAAAFLLVLLLPTVVVLSMDAAAAHSGGGFGFEATLTHVDARGGYTKAELLSRAVARSRARVTALQSLAAAKAADAITAARILLRFSEGEYLMDVGIGTPPRYFTAMVDTGSDLIWTQCAPCLLCVEQPTPYFEPAKSPSYVTLACSSPMCQALYSPMCFQNVCVYQAFYGDSASTAGVLANEKFTFGTNTTRVTVPRVTFGCGNMNAGTLFNSSGMVGFGRGPLSLVSQLGSHRFSYCLTSFMSPATSRLYFGAYATLNSTNTSSSGPVQSTPFIVNPALPTMYFLNMTGISVADELLPIDPSVFAINDTDGTGGVAIDSGTSFTFLAQPAYAMLQEAFVAWVGLPRANATATDTFDTCFKWPPPPRRMVTLPELVLHFDGADMKLPLENYMAIDGGTGNLCLAMLPSNDGSLIGSFQQQNFRVLYDLENSLLSFVPAPCSLI